One region of Bacillus zhangzhouensis genomic DNA includes:
- the yvfG gene encoding protein YvfG: protein MSELFSVPYFVDNLKQHIAMNQNEDKVHAMNAYYRSVVSTLVQDQLTKNAVVLKRIQHLDEAYQKVKKESE, encoded by the coding sequence GTGTCTGAACTTTTTTCCGTTCCATACTTTGTCGACAACTTGAAACAGCACATCGCCATGAATCAAAACGAAGACAAGGTTCATGCCATGAATGCCTATTACCGCTCAGTGGTGTCAACACTTGTTCAAGACCAACTGACCAAAAATGCGGTTGTATTGAAGCGAATTCAGCATCTTGATGAAGCTTATCAAAAGGTGAAAAAAGAAAGCGAATGA
- a CDS encoding DegT/DnrJ/EryC1/StrS family aminotransferase, which produces MKERKRIYLSPPHMSGKEYLKIEEAFKSNWIAPLGPLVNEFEQTVADYAGVKTGAALSSGTAAIHLALKLIGVQKGDIVFCSTLTFVATANPILYEQAVPVFIDSERETWNMCPLALEKAFIESKRLGKKPRAVIVVHLYGQSAKMDEIMTLCEAYDVPVIEDAAESLGALYKGRKSGSIGRFGVYSFNGNKIITTSGGGMLVSDDEAAIERCRFLASQAREQAMHYEHQEMGHNYRMSNLLAGVGIAQMGVLDERVEQKRRIFQRYQDAFSKTEGLHLMPEYQETKSNRWLTALTIDRDKPLSPADIIGALEKEQIEARHVWKPLHQQPLFHHCPFYTAEKGIPVSELLFERGLCLPSGTSMTDAEQERIIHILHDMLRKKTFTSSQAAHS; this is translated from the coding sequence ATGAAAGAAAGGAAGCGAATTTACTTATCTCCTCCGCATATGAGCGGAAAAGAGTATCTCAAAATAGAGGAAGCCTTCAAGAGCAACTGGATTGCGCCGCTTGGGCCGCTTGTGAATGAATTTGAGCAGACAGTGGCGGACTATGCAGGAGTGAAGACAGGAGCGGCTTTATCCTCAGGAACAGCAGCGATTCATCTTGCTTTAAAGCTGATAGGTGTGCAAAAAGGAGACATTGTCTTTTGTTCCACCCTTACGTTTGTTGCAACGGCAAATCCGATTTTATACGAACAAGCAGTGCCCGTTTTTATTGATTCTGAAAGGGAGACATGGAATATGTGCCCGCTCGCTTTAGAGAAAGCCTTTATTGAATCAAAACGTCTTGGGAAAAAACCCCGCGCGGTCATTGTCGTCCATTTATATGGGCAAAGTGCAAAAATGGACGAGATCATGACTCTGTGTGAAGCATATGATGTACCCGTCATTGAGGATGCGGCTGAATCGTTAGGCGCGCTGTATAAAGGAAGAAAAAGCGGCTCAATCGGCAGGTTCGGTGTCTATTCTTTTAATGGAAATAAAATCATTACAACGTCAGGGGGCGGAATGCTTGTGAGTGATGATGAAGCTGCGATTGAACGCTGCCGCTTTCTTGCTTCACAGGCCAGAGAACAAGCCATGCACTATGAGCATCAAGAGATGGGACACAACTATCGCATGAGCAACCTCTTAGCAGGTGTCGGAATTGCTCAAATGGGAGTACTGGATGAGCGTGTTGAACAAAAGCGCCGCATTTTCCAGCGTTATCAGGACGCTTTTTCAAAAACAGAGGGTCTTCATTTGATGCCAGAATATCAAGAAACGAAATCCAACCGCTGGCTGACGGCATTGACCATTGATCGTGATAAACCATTGTCTCCAGCAGATATCATTGGTGCTTTAGAAAAAGAACAAATCGAAGCAAGGCATGTATGGAAGCCGCTGCACCAGCAGCCGCTCTTTCATCATTGCCCTTTTTATACTGCGGAAAAAGGGATTCCTGTATCTGAGCTGTTATTTGAGAGGGGGCTTTGTCTTCCTTCTGGAACAAGCATGACAGATGCAGAACAGGAGCGTATTATCCATATACTCCATGACATGCTGCGAAAAAAAACATTTACCTCTTCACAGGCTGCTCATTCGTAA